DNA sequence from the Salifodinibacter halophilus genome:
TTTATATCGGTAACGGCTACCTGATCGTGGTGGAAGTCCGCTACCGCAGCCGCAACGACTACGGCCGCGCGGTGGAAACAGTGACCACGACCAAGCAGGCACGCATTATCCGCGCGACCCGCCAGTTACTGGCCACGAACGCCGACTACACAACGTATCCGGTGCGTTTCGACGTCGTCGGTGTCGACGCCGCTGGCCAACTTGAGTGGATCGAGAACGCGTTCGACGCCGTTTGACCGGCCTCGCCCCAGTTCGGCGCCTACTTCACGACCTTCAGGTGCGCGCGGCGATCGTCGACGTTATCGGCCTCGTCTTCGGTCGACGCCGCCGCATCTT
Encoded proteins:
- a CDS encoding YraN family protein is translated as MLSVAKRRAARAHRAGQTAERAVDQAAQAAGWQQIAANYRARGGELDRVYIGNGYLIVVEVRYRSRNDYGRAVETVTTTKQARIIRATRQLLATNADYTTYPVRFDVVGVDAAGQLEWIENAFDAV